In Osmia bicornis bicornis chromosome 10, iOsmBic2.1, whole genome shotgun sequence, one genomic interval encodes:
- the LOC123988226 gene encoding uncharacterized protein LOC123988226, translating into MPETRLSADEVANLTLTMANSMALLTQRNCIQFATAPIPTFDGENPALSVFAQSVENGLALIPDTSETEYLSIVLTKLTGPARISIQDKQFNNVTQLLQHLKKRYAPGKNLAYFQAEVSRLKIREDESLRKYIDRASKLAHGSRIAIRERYTTNVDQLIKEMEMDILENFLEGLPERVAWRIAALDKKIKTLEEAYEAVLQIERRLKNRRQIQEKASPSRRREEDFLSWRRPREKEHRRVYPQSPSPYRQRPRDRSTSGSEPEFEERASRATALTLRKHDYSRSPNHSPEAPKYDEPFNTKHDVYDFYCANCSTEGAEISYYHKTLVTRNQPIKPIFFSNAEEMELHPVLPIKHRLPGRTALQIAVPVANPEVMEGYLARIKTPEQVYIGEAAVCNHDGICYVLATNTGEDEIEIDIEPQRIHPYEIFDSSDDDPIPSYLAKETKEDRTTRIQDLLRTDHLNSEERQHVFKIVREFSDRFFLPGDNLGKVPNFHHSIYTTDDIPINTRQYRYPPVHQEEIQRQVGALLSQGIIRPSTSPYNSPLWIVPKKPDADGNKRWRMVIDFRALNEKTTGDKFPLPNIPEILDKVGGAKYFSIFDLANGFHQIEMNPKDRQKTAFTTPHGHFEFVRMPFGLKNAPPTFQRVMNRVTSGLENVLVFIDDMIVFSSSLREHEIKVKKLFDRLREYGLTLQTNKCEFLRKEVAYLGHILSADGVKPDPRKLHAVKNFPIPKTQKNVQQFLGLTGYYRRFIKDYSLKAKPLVQLLGKGTPFQWTEEQQGSFELLCKELCTQPILQYPDFERPFVITTDASDHAIGAAWENKQKRRRFIPEPSYSLSPFDSTRRQGVQSANTKPGPSAGYHWSTHP; encoded by the exons ATGCCAGAAACCAGGCTTTCGGCTGACGAAGTCGCGAATCTTACTTTAACAATGGCTAATTCTATGGCCTTGTTAACACAGCGTAATTGTATTCAATTCGCTACCGCGCCGATACCCACTTTCGATGGCGAGAATCCAGCTTTGTCGGTTTTCGCTCAGAGTGTAGAAAACGGGCTCGCGTTAATACCAGATACGTCGGAAACAGAGTATCTGAGTATCGTGTTGACTAAACTCACCGGTCCGGCGCGGATTAGTATCCAAGataaacaattcaacaatgtaactcaattgttacaacatttgaaaaaacgaTACGCTCCTGGGAAGAACTTGGCGTATTTCCAAGCTGAGGTTTCGCGCCTTAAAATCCGTGAGGACGAATCACTAAGGAAGTACATCGACAGAGCCAGCAAACTTGCCCATGGATCTCGTATCGCGATCCGCGAGAGGTACACGACCAACGTGGATCAGCTCATCAAGGAGATGGAAATGGACATCTTGGAGAATTTCCTTGAGGGTTTACCGGAGCGTGTGGCCTGGAGAATCGCCGCTCTGGacaaaaagattaaaactttAGAAGAGGCGTACGAAGCTGTGTTACAAATTGAACGTCGCCTCAAGAACCGACGACAGATTCAGGAGAAGGCATCACCTAGTCGTCGTAGAGAAGAGGATTTTCTCAGCTGGAGACGTCCTCGAGAGAAGGAACACAGGCGTGTGTACCCTCAGTCACCGTCACCCTATCGGCAAAGACCAAGGGATCGCAGCACATCTGGTTCCGAACCGGAGTTCGAAGAACGAGCTTCACGTGCAACGGCGTTGACTTTACGTAAGCATGATTATTCACGCTCTCCAAACCACTCACCGGAGGCGCCAAAATATGACGAGCCGTtcaacaccaaacacgatgtttACGACTTTTATTGCGCAAACTGCAGTACG gaagGGGCTGAAATTTCCTATTACCATAAAACCTTGGTAACTCGTAACCAACCTATTAAACCTATATTCTTCAGTAATGCTGAGGAGATGGAACTGCATCCAGTATTGCCAATTAAACATAGATTGCCAGGACGCACAGCTCTCCAAATTGCAGTTCCAGTCGCAAATCCGGAGGTTATGGAAGGGTACCTAGCACGAATCAAGACTCCTGAACAGGTCTACATTGGAGAAGCAGCAGTCtgcaatcatgatggaatttgcTATGTCCTAGCCACAAACACCGGAGaagacgaaatcgaaatcgacatTGAACCACAACGCATACATCCGTATGAGATTTTTGACTCATCAGATGACGATCCTATTCCTTCGTATCTAGCAAAGGAAACAAAGGAAGACAGAACTACACGAATCCAAGATCTTTTAAGGACCGATCATCTAAACTCTGAAGAACGACAACATGTGTTCAAAATTGTCAGGGAATTTTCTGATAGATTCTTCCTACCTGGAGATAACCTGGGCAaggttccaaattttcatcactCCATTTACACAACAGACGACATTCCGATTAATACTAGACAGTATCGGTATCCACCAGTACATCAGGAGGAGATACAACGACAGGTTGGAGCTCTGCTATCGCAGGGTATTATTAGACCATCCACCTCACCATACAATTCTCCTTTATGGATTGTACCGAAGAAACCGGACGCCGATGGTAACAAACGTTGGCGAATGGTAATCGACTTTCgtgcattaaacgaaaaaacaacaggcgacaagtttccattacctaatattccagaaatactagacaaggtaggcggagcaaaatacttctcaatattTGATTTGGCAAATGGATTTCATCAGATTGAAATGAACCCAAAGGACAGACAGAAGACCGCGTTTACAACCCCACATGGACATTTCGAGTTTGTGcgtatgccttttggtttgaaGAACGCACCACCGACATTCCAACGCGTCATGAACCGGGTAACATCAGGCCTGGAAAACGTACTTGTGTTCATAGATGatatgattgttttttcttcatcgctgcgtgaacacgaaattaaagttaaaaaactaTTCGATCGCCTCAGGGAATATGGACTTACTCTACAGACtaataaatgcgaattcctacgCAAAGAGGTTGCCTATCTGGGACACATTTTGTCTGCTGACGGGGTTAAACCAGATCCTAGGAAACTTCACGCCGTAAAAAACTTTCCGATTCCAAAAACACAGAAGAATGTGCAACAGTTTCTGGGACTGACGGGATACTATCGCCGATTCATCAAGGATTACTCTCTAAAGGCAAAACCACTAGTTCAGCTGTTGGGAAAAGGAACCCCTTTCCAATGGACTGAAGAACAACAAGGGAGTTTTGAACTATTGTGTAAAGAACTCTGTACACaaccaatattacaatatccagattttgaacgaccatttgttatcacgacggatgcttcggatcatgcgattggggcag CCtgggaaaataaacaaaaacgcAGACGCTTTATCCCGGAACCCTCCTACAGTCTGTCTCCCTTTGATTCCACGAGAAGACAAGGAGTTCAAAGTGCCAATACCAAACCCGGACCCTCAGCCGGATACCATTGGTCGACGCATCCATGA
- the LOC123988245 gene encoding uncharacterized protein LOC123988245, whose translation MDRITTLLLFIGLAMNLDASDDVGITTFEQNTGLYFEKLPPLKIYHIQWRLVTSIEIKNYLRHRPMLDEHLHQIEMICKDHNFTNCPSQLYGQQLRDKLAQTDRYSDLLKAFTGDIPKEQYHRIRIRRSAPLSFIGTISKVLFGTLTEDDAHYYNQELDKLYTGQGQMAEIIANQTYIMRSEFDNLHAQLLNTTLEAHFIMNEVITLGKELHKTQTEIKGMEIRNLLLGWTDQLDKAIQEYHSSLIIIIDAILFAKQGTLHPAILSPQQLLDAARKIMDSTTYEFPLTPTEILSEQFSGIAKFHVTYTKGRILFELIVPLLDTTVYDLYKVHSSPITQVKGTTTLTVFIKPSTPYLAVAMNGITYVTPDEEYIRQCYNLHGHYICQATIPIAYLRNKPTCETELLSQTTMDSWNMCDVRLTPTFKDLWQPLLYKQDWLFYVKEGKKIYFYCRDRSAGSQYIQGTGILKLKPGCTAITDSTRIRALDTIESKEEFTYAPTISLDITRILPDFGDHHVEAIKQLTNSNISQAQPTNNWPKNEATISLMQLEEKARTLAEHHKTRHPSTNMGPATPRTSIQPINQQRWPSIKNSLS comes from the exons ATGGATCGAATTACCACGCTACTGCTGTTCATCGGGTTGGCGATGAATTTGGACGCATCAGATGACGTTGGAATAACGACATTTGAACAGAACACGGGAttgtactttgaaaaattaccaccTCTGAAGATCTACCATATTCAATGGCGTTTGGTTACCTCAATAGAAATCAAAAACTATCTTCGACACCGCCCAATGCTGGACGAACACCTGCACCAGATTGAAATGATTTGCAAGGATCATAACTTCACCAATTGCCCAAGCCAACTGTATGGACAACAATTGCGGGACAAGCTGGCGCAGACAGACAGATACAGCGATCTCTTGAAGGCTTTTACGGGAGACATCCCCAAGGAACAATACCACAGGATTAGAATCAGAAGAAGCgctcctctttctttcattgGAACAATTAGCAAGGTACTGTTTGGGACCCTCACAGAAGACGATGCTCACTATTACAACCAAGAATTGGATAAATTATACACCGGTCAAGGACAGATGGCCGAAATAATAGCAAATCAAACTTACATCATGCGTTCTGAATTCGACAACCTCCACGCACAACTCCTAAACACAACGTTAGAAGCTCACTTTATAATGAATGAGGTTATCACTCTGGGGAAAGAATTACATAAAACTCAGACTGAAATCAAAGGAATGGAGATCAGGAACCTCTTGTTAGGGTGGACTGACCAACTGGACAAAGCCATTCAGGAATATCACTCAAGCCTGATCATCATCATAGATGCTATTCTTTTTGCTAAACAAGGGACTCTTCATCCGGCAATTTTGTCGCCACAACAGCTACTAGATGCAGCCAGGAAAATAATGGATTCTACCACTTATGAATTTCCCCTGACACCTACAGAAATACTTTCGGAACAATTCAGCGGAATTGCGAAATTTCATGTAACGTATACCAAAGGAAGAATACTATTTGAACTCATCGTCCCTCTACTGGATACTACAGTTTACGACCTGTATAAAGTACATTCGAGCCCAATAACCCAGGTAAAGGGTACAACAACGTTAACTGTTTTTATCAAACCTAGCACCCCATACCTCGCCGTAGCCATGAACGGCATAACATATGTCACTCCCGACGAAGAATATATCCGACAATGCTACAACCTCCACGGACACTACATCTGTCAAGCTACGATTCCAATAGCTTATCTGAGGAACAAACCAACCTGTGAGACGGAGCTCTTGAGCCAGACAACCATGGACAGCTGGAACATGTGCGACGTCCGCCTGACGCCAACCTTCAAGGACCTTTGGCAACCACTATTATATAAGCAAGATTGGTTGTTCTATGTgaaggaagggaaaaagatATATTTCTACTGTAGGGACCGGTCAGCTGGTTCACAATACATTCAGGGAACAGGgatcttgaaattaaaaccAGGCTGTACTGCAATAACGGATTCAACAAGAATTCGGGCATTGGATACAATCGAATCGAAAGAAGAATTCACTTACGCACCGACAATATCTTTAGATATAACAAGAATTTTGCCGGATTTTGGTGATCACCACGTGGAGGCAATCAAGCAGTTAACCAATTCAAACATTTCGCAAGCACAACCTACCAACAATTGGCCAAAAAACGAGGCGACCATTTCGCTAATGCAGCTAGAAGAAAAGGCACGGACTCTTGCAGAACACCACAAAACCAG GCACCCCTCCACCAACATGGGACCAGCCACTCCAAGGACCAGCATCCAACCGATCAACCAGCAACGGTGGCCATCAATCAAAAACTCCCTAAGCTAA